TGACAACGCCAGGTGGCGCCTCCTCTCCGTGCGGCTCCAGTACCGCCCCGCCCAGCGCCCGTCCTCCGCCGCGTTGTcctccccacccctccccccgtCTCCCCGCACCTCCTCGTCCGTCGTGACTTCGCTGCGCTCCCGGGCCAGGCGGTACGCCCGCGCCCGCAGCAGCTGGTTCCTGACAGACTTCTGATTGGACAGCCTGGAGCGCGGCGAGGGCGGCGAGCGCGGGCGGTGCTGCGGTGCTCCCAGCGTGCTGTAGCATGGCGCCGCCGAGCCCTTAGGGGCGCCGGGCCGGTTCCCGAGGGTGGAGAACCCTCGCCAGTCGGACGCCCCGCTGGAGGACCCCGGACTCTTAGAGAGCGAATCCTCTCGGCTGTTCCTCAGagcgctctgattggtcagactGGTTCTGTCGATGCTGAGCTGGTTGCTGGGATAACTGGCCCGGCTCCGCGGCCCCAGCGTGTTGCTCGCCGTCCCCGGCTGGCTGTGTCTCAGCCCGTTTGGGTCGGCCGTGTTGGGGTGGCTGGCCCGGCGCGGCCGCTGGCCGTCACTCAGGTCCGTGATGGTCTGACTCCGCCCCGGTGCATCGAGCCGCCGGCCGCCgccctgctgctgctccagccaCAGCGCCCTCCGCTGGCACGGCTCCGTACGGCAGCCTGCACACGGGGACAAGGAGTCAGGTCAGgaggattattattatattattatctcAAACTGTTCTCTTCCCTCTGGGCCAGTTTAACGTCATCTGAGATTGATAAATTAAAGAAATGGATCTTTAAAATCTGCCTTTACGCTCCTGTCATCCTCCGGtctaatctgacccattttcaaaatgtttctacatcagaaattttggtttctttcaaccaaattgtcaaaaaaaaataatgtggatggttctattttgttttgttttatttgcatcATGACACGTAAatatacacgcccactttcctAAGCCAAGTGGcctgttatctgtacgcatatttagctatccacgtgtatgtttacgccGTATACAGCATACATGGCGTGCTATCgcaagaagaaagcgacggttgagtttaggaaacgtgacacgcgggacccgacccccggtctcctgggtgaaagtcctgtgtttgacccgtcctccccccgaccagcctccctacgtggattttcggcctttcatactactcgctacggcgtcaattcacacgcaatcacaaggtaatgtaagtcaatggaggccaaacggcgctGATGAACACACTAAtaatgcgtcttgataacacgccaacaatggcatacgaattgaaCGAACATACATATGCCACTTCATGACATCAGTCTGgaatttgggtgtttaattcaattttatagcatttgaagaaaaaaaattataaaagaacgttaaaaaaaaagatactttttttttttttttaaagcgcaGAAACAAActgcaaaagtgacaaaaaacttggacAAAATAGTGACAAGTGTGGAAATTTTTTTGGGATTTCAAAtcttgacccagaaaaactaaaagttgcaggtcgtcgggaagacaacatgagggttaaacaAAGTGGTTGGGGGtcagttcttaatgtaaacatgaacctggggcctcatgtataaacgCTGCGTATGCTGGTTATCCCGTACACggtgtgatttataaaaattaACTTGACGTGAGAATGTGCGGGCCGTCACGCAAAGTCTTGTCTGGCTCTGTGACGTGGCGAATTCTACCACTTCACTTACTGGCATACGTCTGTGATGTTGTctatgaaaaaacataattatatccGCTGATACTCCATAAAAGTTTGATCATTTATGTGGATAATGTTTCACATCTTTCACACTACTAACTGTTTAATTTGGAGGCTAGTTAACCTCTGCTAAACATGAGGAcgggaaatgaatgaaaaatccaCTTAGAAAATACTTTGAGTCATCCTCTGTATTTCCCATAGATGAAATATCTTACTGGCAACAAAAAGATCGGCATGGAAAAATGCAATAGTGTCTGTGATTCTGTAGACATCCATGgtgcacaggaggcgggacgcacggatccatctccccaggaacaaacgctgtgtcggggggGCAAACTcaggtgatgcgtaattgatcccgtggttGATTTGTAGGCtgttaagtgaacaaggtgtacccggtccaccaaacactgggccgtcttgactgtcttaattctgcacatatttctgttactgtagccctatttactatttcattatttcatccatgcgtagCACAGCGGATCagctgccgtggagacgctggcctcactaacctctcctcctctgagtcgggtctccctcgcgctggactcagtttcactgagcgtactaacacttagaaaataaatggcattacatcagtgagttcaaactacTTATTGTGgttaatttggactgacactgagatgcatgttgttctgtaactggtgtggcgctgccacttttctcttgatttccacttcgacattagacattgtttttttttttattcctgccATGGTTCGGTGCGTTCACCGCCCGGTCACCATTTGCCACTCTGGGCATATTGCTTATCCGAGATGACAAACCTCCAAACAGATCCATTTTTTTCTCGCCTCCACCCCCGTGATCAGCACCTCAACCTCACAGTCGGTGAAGTTTTTTTTCCGTCTGGAGCGGGATAACCCGTTGTGATTGAACAAAGAATGACGTTAGGGGCGCATTTATAGTAATTTCCATATTAATTTATGGGAGGAGGCAAGGGGGGGTCGGTCACTCGTTCATGTGCGCTCAATTTCACGTTGATTATGATGTATAAAGGAAAGGTGCGTACGCCCGGTTTTATACatgtgaatatttctgtgcgtaggtacttttcaagttttggcTGACGCCATCTTCTGGTCTGAAAGCTGTGCAGTCTTTAATACATGAGGCCCCCGGTGCATTATAAAAATAGAGAGTTTGTGTTggaacatttgtattttttatgcaaacactttaaaggtgcactatgagttcctgaatgacgtcacttctgttgatgTTCCAAGTAAACACCAAacaaacagagcaagctcgcccctccccccatgtttctggaactgtcatgactaactgtcactaagccctaccccctcccccaaccatcttgtctgtgattggctggaatgtggttttttgtattttggtgcccagcctgtgcctctagtgttggGAAACACTATTAAAACTAGTCAAGTGGGTTGCTCTATGGATTGCCCCAGGCCATCGGGCAACCCTTATTGTTAACCCCGGTTAGGGGAGTGATTTGTAGAGTTTTACTAACCAGCAGAAGGCGAAGCCAGCGAGTGGTGGCGAGGTAAGGTGGGACTCCTCTCTGCTCGGTGGAAGTGAACCGTTGTGGTCGTGCTGTTTCCCACAGTGCAGCGGGATGCCTGTGGCGCTCCAGAGTGAGCCATCGGAGTCGTCTCGGGGATGGACTCCAGATCCCAGCGTCCTCTCTGCTCTCGGGGGGAGTGGCCCGAGCGAAGGTGGTGAGTCTGTCTGTGGGCGTGGCTTCCGTGAATCTTATGCAGCCGCCGGTGTTCCCCGGTGCTGACGCTGTGGAAGCCAGAGTCGCTGGGTTCGGAGGAGAGCAGCGACtcggaggaagaggaggagcctGGGGACGAAGGGGTGTGGCCCGGCAGTGAGGACATAGCGTCCGTCTCGGCCTCCGAGAGAACCATCCGGTGGTGCGGGCTGTCCGGGCCGCAGCCCAGCCCGCTATCCAGCTCGCTGAGTGGAAGGTATCCGAGGAGACGGTCGGACCGCCACGGCGGCTGATAGTCGGACTAAAGAGAAGGTAAGAGAACATAGTCGTTATTTTATCAGTAGGTGTGTCTCAATTCAGATTTTAAGTCAAAAATCTTGCGAGCAGGATTGATGATTCCACCAGTATTTATTTTCTCTCCACCCGCCTACTTGGGCACATctgaagaaaacaacaacagacacagcTTATCTTAatggctggtagcatgcagctaaagacacagggtaacgttagcttaacggttggtagcatgcagctaaagacacaaggtaacgttagcttaacggCTGGTaccatgcagctaaagacacagggtaacgttagcttaacgactggtagcatgcagctaaagacacagggtaacgttagcttaacggtaggtagcatgcagctaaagacatggtaacgttagcttaacggctggtagcatgcagctaaagacacagggtaacgttagcttaacggtaggtagcatgcagctaaagacacagggtaacgttagcttaacgactggtagcatgcagctaaagacacagggtaacgttagcttaacggctggtagcatgcagctaaagacacaaggtaacgttagcttaacggCTGGTaccatgcagctaaagacacatgGTAACGTTATCTTAgtggctggtagcatgcagctaaagatacaaggtaacgttagcttaacggCTGGTACCATACAGCTAAAGAcgcagggtaacgttagcttaacgactggtagcatgcagctaaagacacagggtaacgttagcttaacggtaggtagcatgcagctaaagacacagggtaacgttagcttaacggtaggtagcatgcagctaaagacatggtaacgttagcttaacggctggtagcatgcagctaaagacacagggtaacgttagcgcTTAACgactggtagcatgcagctaaagacacagggtaacgttagcttaacggctggtagcatgcagctaaagacacagggtaacgttagcttttccagacaccatggTGGCGTCCTCTGCTCTACAGACTCAACCTGTAAACTATcggtcaacatactgtactttagGGTAAACAAACAGCAGTGTGCATCTTTTCAGACGCACTAAGCTGTAATTTTCAACGTCACTTCCAGAGAGCCTCCTTGCAGTTGGAGAGgcgtaaccatggtaacccTTGCCGAACATCGGCTTTAGCAGCATCGCCAGATAatgcttaaattactgaaaaaggtaaacaactaGACCGTCatttaaatatgtagaaatgCAAATGAAAGTGTTTCTAACGTTACAGAGCTTCTTGGTTTGTCTGTTATGAGCATTATCGTTACTACcccattgcattgtgggacacTTATGCCCGTGAGAGAGTTAAGGAATCAAACAACGAAGGTAAAGCATGTGGGCTGTGACGGGACTCCATGGTGCATTCAGGTGAACCTTTTTTAACTATAGGTGCATTCAAGTGCACCGCGTAAACTCTGAGAAACTGAAATTCTCAAAGTACCCCTCTGCCACAAACTCTTAATGTGGCGTTGTGTTACTgctgaaaacaaaaatgtttaaaacgaAAATTTAATTAAATCGTGACCTTAAAATAGAAATCAAATCATGGATTTGGAGAATCATGACATCCCACAAAATCTGCATTCGTGCTCACACTTTAAAAGTGAAATGAGCTACCTGTCTGGGGAAATGATTTGGCTCCATCTCTTCTGTGTTGTAGCAGCCAATCAGACAGCTCTCTGAGTTATTCTGGTATGGCAACATTTCTGGACCCtggaacagaaaaaaacatcagaataGAAAGTCGCGTAGAATGAATTAGATCAGTGTACCCCCACATTAGCTTCCACGGGAACTTGTTAAGTTCAGGCAAACAAAATTACTTAGTAAGGGTTAGTAAAACGtcagggattggcttaaaatgagtcacgtAAAACAAAAccttctcactcccatcgcattAAATACAGACGCTtcgtcaggtgcctttggcgttgttattgacgctaaaagtctcctttagcgccaaTAACAATGCACTTTATCTAatcgcgctgggtcgggactactggcatcacttttgacgcagttaggtttaggaaaagatggtgggtgggcttattAAAGGTACGTTtacgtgacacgcaggacaagaacgggacagttgggatGTAAACACTAATGCATCCTGATGCTTCCTGTCACGGCAGGATCCACCTATTAGTTTTAATTGGTCTCCAGGCTGGGGTGGGCATGGCTTACCTACGTCTCAGAGGTTGTAAAGCGGAAGTGAAGCAGGCGGAGAGTGAGACTTACTGACTCAGACAGAGAGTCAGTGAGAGGAGGATGTGTTTCTGATTTGTTGTGATATTTCCCCACCAAGGTCTGTTAATGTTAGGTCCGCGTCTTCAATGTCTACGAATGAACGGTCAACTGAGTGTCGGCGCTGAAAGAGCTGGCCCGACGTGGAGGGGGAAGTGGCCCCTGGAGTCAACGACAAAGGTAGGCCTCTTATCCTTTACCTCCGGCCTGGAGGATTAGCGCCTAGCTTCTGTAACTTCAAATGCACAAATAAAAGCCAAACCCTGTTAAGTTTCCTAAACAAGTAGCCAAACCTtgctctatgcaggaaaaaccctgagaAGTACCCCTGGGTGGGAACCACTGAATCAGACACACAGATAGGGCTGGGTGgtgtatcgtttggatttttacgattccgattcctaaaccgattcttgaaaaccTGAAAAATTATATCAAAtaaaggctcttttatagatGTGGTAGCCGAAAAtgtgcttttacgtccgttttggtgagcccagagagaaaatatgtaattttaaaaGTAGACGAACAACAAAGggggatatttttacgtccgtttcggagcaacagagggaaaatgtttcagtcgacacattaagtggaaccgaaatgaggaaccgaaatttgcgttctaatccggtccgattcctaccggttgcgtaggaaccggttccatagtggaactaggtttcggtacccaacccttgAGACAAACATGAGTTGAGaaacagaatcaatcacctggTAGTCCAGTCTGTCCAGGTGATCTAAGCTGTAGGAGACGCTGGGCAGGTAGTTGTTACCCAAGTGCTGCTCATTGGAGGATCTCTGCAGGTAGCCGTTGGGTGGATTATAGACATCAGGCGACATCATCATGCGACTATCGGCCGAGTACAGGTCAGGTGACGCGGTCATGTGACCGTAGTAAGGTCTGTGTAGAGAAGACAAAAGCTGTATTTGAAACTGTTCCCTCATCCCCTCCCTCACTATTTCCTCTAGACcactggttctcaagcttttcaATGCAATAATGTTCCTcctttgaacagtgtttttaagccatgtacccacTAACCCAAATTTTTAGTAGAAAAAacaagtctctataaagaggaagaatacagcgatgatgtcagcgatagatttactaaacaacagccttggacctggaaaacatttagatgatgatgagaaaaggcaaaaacttggaaaaaagacggtagaaagaaggaagtatggcaagaataggtcgaaaatagtaataaataCTTCGGAAAAAAcccagtag
The genomic region above belongs to Sander lucioperca isolate FBNREF2018 chromosome 12, SLUC_FBN_1.2, whole genome shotgun sequence and contains:
- the LOC116059173 gene encoding uncharacterized protein LOC116059173; the protein is MGCRLTRNKAKTHEPSHQRHGEELHFVDEYGQPITMQVEARRGHGHRRRRSRCTTECNVPPERHWDALRAMGLMEGEGGQGDAYSTGPYYGHMTASPDLYSADSRMMMSPDVYNPPNGYLQRSSNEQHLGNNYLPSVSYSLDHLDRLDYQGPEMLPYQNNSESCLIGCYNTEEMEPNHFPRQSDYQPPWRSDRLLGYLPLSELDSGLGCGPDSPHHRMVLSEAETDAMSSLPGHTPSSPGSSSSSESLLSSEPSDSGFHSVSTGEHRRLHKIHGSHAHRQTHHLRSGHSPREQRGRWDLESIPETTPMAHSGAPQASRCTVGNSTTTTVHFHRAERSPTLPRHHSLASPSAGCRTEPCQRRALWLEQQQGGGRRLDAPGRSQTITDLSDGQRPRRASHPNTADPNGLRHSQPGTASNTLGPRSRASYPSNQLSIDRTSLTNQSALRNSREDSLSKSPGSSSGASDWRGFSTLGNRPGAPKGSAAPCYSTLGAPQHRPRSPPSPRSRLSNQKSVRNQLLRARAYRLARERSEVTTDEEVRGDGGRGGEDNAAEDGRWAGRYWSRTERRRHLALSRQHRERRGGSGGEEAGGSGLQAALSSQTLLELSHRKQNRLRNSKLLDDWTTVEELLTHGTRVESDSQLCPSPLLSVTTV